The genomic region ATCTCAGACCTCCAGAAGGGCCCTCAGGGCCACCTCCACCATACGCCGAACCCCCTCCAGGAGTACCCCCTCCGGGGCGAGCTCCGGGTCGCCGATGCGGTTGGAGACCGCCAGGATGGCCCCCGTCCGCACCCCCCGCATCCTGCCCAGGAGGAAGAGGGCGCTGGCCTCCATCTCAAAGGCCAAGACCCCAAGGCGGCTCCACACCCTGGCCTCCTCAGGGGTGGTGGCGTAGAAGGCGTCCTCCGTGACCACGAGCCCCACGTGGTGGGGGTAACCCAGGACCTCCGCCAGGTTCCACAAGGACCGGAAAAGCCCCGGGTCGGGCACGGGGGCGTAGGGCCGGCCCTCGAGGTACTGCCGGGTGGTCCCGTCCAGGGGCACGGCCCCCTGGACGATGACCAGGTCCCCCGGGGCCAGCGCCCCGTCCGCCGCCCCGCAGGTGCCCACCCGGAGGAGGACCCGGGCCCCGAGCTGGACGAGCTCCTCGGCCACGATGCTCGCCGAGGGCGCCCCCATGCCCGTGGTCTGCACGGAGACGGGCACCCCCTGGAAGCGGCCGGTGAAGCCGAGGAGCCCCCGGTGGGTGGTATAGGGCACCGGGTCCTCGAGGAAGGTCTTGGCGATCCACTCCGCCCGGCCCGGGTCCCCCGGGAGGAGCACCCGCTCCGCCACGTCCCCCCGCTTTCCCCGCACGTGGATGGGGCTCATACCGCCTAAAGGATACTATAGGCGCAGGACGCGAAGGCCCTCCACAAGGGCTTCGTCGTGGGTGGCCAGGACGAGGGCCGCCCCTACCTCCCGAGAAAGCTCCTTGAGGAGCCCCAGGACCTCCCAGGCCTGGCGGCGGTCCAGGCTGGCCGTGGGCTCGTCCGCCAGGAGAAGCCGGGGCCTGAGGTAAAGGGCCCGGGCCACGGCCGCCCGCTGGCGCTCCCCCCCAGAGAGGCGCTGGGGAAGGAAGTGGGCGCGCCCGAGGAGGCCAAGCCGCTCCAGGAGGGCTAGGGCCCTCCCCCGGTCCACCTCCCCGGCCAGGTACCCCGGGGCCAGGACGTTCTCCAGGGTGGTGAGCTCGGGAAAGAGGAAGTGGTGTTGGAAGACAAGCCCCATAAAGCGCAGGCGCCGCCTGGCCAAAACCCCTTCCGAAAGGTCCCGGATGGGCGCCCCCTCCCAGTAGACCTCCCCTTCCTGCAGGGGAAGCAGCCCGGCCAGCAGGTGGAGGAGGGTGGTCTTGCCGCTCCCGGAAGGGCCGAGAAGGGCCAGGGCCTCCCCAGGGCCGAGGGCGAAGGAAACCCCTTGGAAGAGGGGGCCGTTCCCGTAGGAGAAGCCCAAGGCCCGCGCCTCCAGCACAG from Thermus islandicus DSM 21543 harbors:
- a CDS encoding ABC transporter ATP-binding protein yields the protein MGPVLEARALGFSYGNGPLFQGVSFALGPGEALALLGPSGSGKTTLLHLLAGLLPLQEGEVYWEGAPIRDLSEGVLARRRLRFMGLVFQHHFLFPELTTLENVLAPGYLAGEVDRGRALALLERLGLLGRAHFLPQRLSGGERQRAAVARALYLRPRLLLADEPTASLDRRQAWEVLGLLKELSREVGAALVLATHDEALVEGLRVLRL
- a CDS encoding phosphorylase family protein, yielding MSPIHVRGKRGDVAERVLLPGDPGRAEWIAKTFLEDPVPYTTHRGLLGFTGRFQGVPVSVQTTGMGAPSASIVAEELVQLGARVLLRVGTCGAADGALAPGDLVIVQGAVPLDGTTRQYLEGRPYAPVPDPGLFRSLWNLAEVLGYPHHVGLVVTEDAFYATTPEEARVWSRLGVLAFEMEASALFLLGRMRGVRTGAILAVSNRIGDPELAPEGVLLEGVRRMVEVALRALLEV